In Micromonospora sp. LH3U1, one genomic interval encodes:
- a CDS encoding low temperature requirement protein A — protein MANGLPGRLLQRREDSRRASFLELFFDLAFIFALTRLSRALLDDPSLNGGFQVLVMLAALWWVWFVTAWSADWFDPRTPLIVALLLWVMFGGLLMAAAVPTAFTEHAMVFAVAYVAIHLGRAALLIPALRGHPLQLRTVRVAVWFAISGVLWVVGAVVAPARGVLWALALVLEYSLARLRWPFVRLGRSSWPDLQVNGRHLSERYQQIFIIALGELILMSGVTYSESGLDRGSTMAFALAFVTAVALARLYLVPAGARLGASIEEAGPPGSKLALTAGYLHLVMIAGVLATSAGLEMSIDDPGAREPERMVVTVAGPALFLTGRILLSAAVDASLPWARLVGLPVIILAGVASVKLPLVGGNAVVTGVLLLIVVLDAMPGAGGPGRPAGRTDG, from the coding sequence ATGGCGAACGGGCTTCCGGGGCGGCTGCTGCAACGGCGCGAGGACTCCCGCCGGGCGTCGTTCCTGGAGCTCTTCTTCGACCTGGCGTTCATCTTCGCGCTGACCCGGCTGTCCCGGGCGCTGCTCGACGACCCCAGCCTCAACGGCGGCTTCCAGGTGCTGGTGATGCTGGCGGCGCTCTGGTGGGTGTGGTTCGTGACCGCCTGGTCGGCGGACTGGTTCGACCCGCGTACCCCGCTGATCGTCGCCCTGCTGCTCTGGGTGATGTTCGGTGGTCTGCTGATGGCCGCGGCCGTGCCCACCGCGTTCACCGAGCACGCCATGGTGTTCGCCGTCGCCTACGTTGCCATCCACCTGGGCCGGGCGGCGCTGCTGATCCCCGCCCTGCGGGGGCATCCGCTGCAACTGCGTACCGTGCGGGTGGCGGTCTGGTTCGCGATCTCCGGCGTGCTCTGGGTGGTCGGGGCGGTCGTCGCCCCGGCCCGGGGGGTGCTCTGGGCGCTGGCCCTGGTGCTGGAGTATTCGCTGGCTCGGCTGCGCTGGCCGTTCGTACGGCTCGGGCGCAGTTCCTGGCCGGACCTTCAGGTGAACGGCAGACACCTCTCCGAGCGCTACCAACAGATCTTCATCATCGCGCTCGGTGAGCTGATCCTGATGTCCGGAGTCACCTACAGCGAATCCGGCCTGGACCGGGGCAGCACCATGGCGTTCGCCCTGGCGTTCGTGACCGCGGTGGCTCTCGCCCGGCTCTATCTCGTACCCGCCGGCGCGCGGCTGGGCGCCAGCATCGAGGAGGCTGGCCCGCCCGGCAGCAAGCTGGCGCTCACGGCGGGCTACCTGCACCTGGTCATGATCGCCGGCGTCCTGGCCACCTCCGCCGGTTTGGAGATGTCGATCGACGACCCCGGGGCGCGGGAACCGGAGCGAATGGTCGTGACCGTCGCCGGTCCGGCGCTCTTCCTGACCGGCCGGATCCTGCTGTCGGCTGCCGTCGACGCCAGTTTGCCCTGGGCCCGGCTGGTCGGCCTACCGGTCATCATCCTGGCCGGTGTCGCGAGCGTGAAGCTTCCGCTGGTCGGCGGCAACGCGGTCGTCACCGGTGTGCTCCTGTTGATCGTCGTGCTCGATGCGATGCCCGGCGCAGGGGGGCCGGGTCGACCGGCTGGGCGGACCGATGGATGA
- a CDS encoding alpha/beta fold hydrolase, whose amino-acid sequence MDPRINGFDYRRVTVADGVTLNAAVGGSGPAIVLLHGFPQTHLMWRHVAADLAADHTVICPDLRGYGDSDKPLDTDGSGYAKRTMAADIVALAGALGHERFALAGHDRGALVAFRAGLDHPAAISQLALLDVLPTLDMWDVLNGTTAAVAFHLYLMAQPPGLPEELIGASPDAFFGYFLDVWTRDPEALPADVRAVYLRASRNAVTSIVADYRASAGIDVAHDTADRAAGSRLRMPVTVLQQDWGAALGYDAAAVWRAWAPDLEHRTVTCGHFMAEEAPAEVVRALRALLAR is encoded by the coding sequence GTGGACCCCAGGATCAACGGATTCGACTACCGGCGCGTGACCGTCGCCGACGGTGTGACGCTCAACGCCGCCGTGGGCGGCTCCGGGCCGGCGATCGTGCTGCTGCACGGCTTTCCGCAGACCCACCTCATGTGGCGGCACGTCGCGGCCGACCTCGCCGCGGACCACACGGTCATCTGCCCCGACCTGCGCGGCTACGGCGACAGCGACAAGCCCCTCGACACCGACGGCAGCGGGTACGCCAAGCGCACCATGGCCGCCGACATCGTGGCGCTGGCCGGCGCGCTCGGCCACGAGCGGTTCGCGCTGGCCGGGCACGACCGGGGTGCCCTGGTCGCGTTCCGGGCCGGACTCGACCATCCGGCGGCGATCAGCCAGCTCGCCCTGCTCGACGTGCTGCCCACCCTGGACATGTGGGACGTGCTGAACGGCACCACCGCCGCGGTCGCGTTTCACCTGTACCTGATGGCGCAGCCGCCCGGCCTGCCCGAGGAGCTGATCGGCGCCAGCCCGGACGCCTTCTTCGGTTACTTCCTGGACGTCTGGACGCGTGATCCGGAGGCCCTGCCGGCGGACGTGCGGGCGGTGTACCTGCGCGCGTCCCGGAACGCGGTCACCTCGATCGTTGCCGACTATCGGGCGTCGGCCGGGATCGACGTCGCCCACGACACCGCGGACCGGGCGGCCGGCAGTCGCCTGCGCATGCCGGTGACCGTGCTTCAGCAGGACTGGGGCGCGGCGCTGGGCTACGACGCGGCCGCGGTCTGGCGGGCCTGGGCTCCCGATCTGGAGCACCGGACCGTCACCTGTGGGCACTTCATGGCGGAGGAGGCGCCGGCCGAGGTGGTCCGGGCGCTGCGCGCCCTGCTCGCCCGTTGA
- a CDS encoding BTAD domain-containing putative transcriptional regulator: MTRQPAAPVAVTFGVLGPVIAATERGPVPLRGHRQRLVLARLLIAHGRVVPVDRLVDDLWEVPPDGAVGAIRTFVADLRRALEPDRPPRQPPRVLVTEPPGYVLRAVPDAVDAGQFEAAVGAAGQLLAAGRPAPALTALDGALGLWRGPAYADCVNEAWAVAEINRLDELRMLAVERRAEALLALGRPDEAAADLPAHLASYPLREDAWRLLAVARYRAGRQGDALAALRTARDVLVSELGVDPGPELRRLEADILAQAPHLSPPLEGAATPSLARPVRPVGPGSTGQRPFVGRDAELDRLRRAAEAASRRQQPTLALLSGDPGAGKTAMAETLTQQLAADGWTTAWGRSPEYEGAPAAWPWTQVTDALTGPADAVEAVEQPGGSADPAGTRFRRHRAVASLVSAVADRGPVLLVLDDLHRADGDTLDLLTALLTGPQPATGPVLILGTYRATEISPELTAALARAAGLEPIREYLAGLSAPATGELARAVAGADLAPGTAQLIHHRSGGNPFFVRELAQLYASEGEPALAAVPPGVRDVIRHRLAQLPAPTRTVLRQAAVLGRDLDPEVLSALAGDPSAVLDAVDRALQAGFLTERETDGRLRFTHILVRDTLYADLSAPRRAAWHAAVAEVLRHREPIDPAALAHHLLRAGGPVAAGRAAAYARTAAERAERGGNPHEAARLWGQAIDAYDRAGGVEQRERLTALLGLGRALAVTGRLAEARRRRAEAIAAAESVGDPLLIEEVLAGFDVPAIWTRNDDDLLSGHIVRAAEHALTALGSTGSAQRSRLLSTLALELRGTTTDRGRDAANEAETIARTVDDPGLLAFALNARFMHAFPRVGLAGARARIGAELVDLAARHQLVTFEVLGHLILVQANCALADRPGADAHARAADRLAERYELPLVGVFTRWYAALRLALDGESAAAADAYRAADERLTVDAMPGLTRGLLPLALLGLRLAETTGGADQPVPVPDGADWAGLDWGPHEPWVRPLLLLAADDRDAAAAALRTVPNGPHDLLREVRLCLVGRAARALGDRVTMERVYVELLPAADELAAGSGVLTVGPVAAHLADLASALGRDEEAAGHRRTARAVTDRARAAASSS; the protein is encoded by the coding sequence ATGACCAGGCAGCCGGCGGCACCGGTCGCGGTGACCTTCGGCGTACTCGGGCCGGTGATCGCCGCGACCGAACGTGGCCCGGTCCCGCTCCGGGGGCACCGGCAGCGCCTGGTGCTGGCCCGGCTGTTGATCGCGCACGGTCGGGTGGTGCCGGTGGATCGTCTCGTCGACGACCTGTGGGAGGTCCCGCCGGACGGCGCGGTGGGCGCGATCCGGACCTTCGTCGCCGACCTGCGCCGGGCACTGGAGCCCGATCGACCACCCCGGCAGCCACCCCGGGTCCTGGTCACCGAGCCACCCGGGTACGTGTTGCGGGCCGTCCCGGACGCGGTGGACGCCGGACAGTTCGAGGCGGCCGTCGGCGCGGCAGGCCAGCTCTTGGCGGCGGGACGTCCCGCGCCGGCCCTGACCGCGCTGGACGGGGCACTCGGGCTCTGGCGCGGACCCGCGTACGCCGACTGCGTCAACGAGGCCTGGGCGGTCGCGGAGATCAACCGATTGGACGAGCTGCGGATGCTCGCCGTCGAGCGGCGGGCGGAGGCGCTGTTGGCGTTGGGTCGGCCGGACGAGGCCGCAGCCGACCTACCGGCCCACCTGGCCAGCTATCCGCTGCGCGAGGACGCCTGGCGGCTCCTCGCGGTGGCCCGGTACCGCGCCGGTCGGCAGGGCGACGCCCTGGCCGCGCTGCGTACGGCCCGGGACGTCCTGGTGAGCGAGCTGGGCGTGGACCCGGGGCCTGAGCTGCGGCGGCTGGAAGCCGACATCCTGGCCCAGGCCCCGCACCTCAGTCCACCCCTCGAAGGCGCCGCCACCCCCAGCCTCGCGCGACCTGTGCGACCCGTCGGGCCGGGTTCGACGGGGCAGCGTCCGTTCGTCGGCCGCGACGCGGAGCTGGACCGGCTGCGGCGGGCCGCCGAGGCCGCGTCCCGACGCCAGCAGCCCACCCTCGCCCTGCTCAGCGGTGACCCGGGCGCCGGCAAGACCGCGATGGCCGAGACCCTGACCCAGCAGCTCGCCGCCGATGGCTGGACCACGGCGTGGGGACGCAGCCCGGAATACGAGGGCGCCCCGGCTGCCTGGCCGTGGACCCAGGTCACCGACGCGCTCACTGGGCCGGCGGACGCCGTGGAAGCCGTCGAGCAGCCCGGCGGCTCGGCTGACCCCGCCGGGACCCGGTTCCGCCGGCACCGCGCGGTGGCGTCGCTGGTCTCGGCGGTCGCCGACCGGGGGCCGGTGCTACTGGTCCTCGACGACCTGCACCGCGCCGACGGTGACACCCTGGACCTGCTGACCGCCCTGCTCACCGGCCCGCAGCCGGCCACCGGTCCGGTGCTGATCCTCGGCACCTACCGGGCCACCGAGATCAGCCCGGAGCTGACCGCAGCCCTGGCACGCGCCGCCGGGTTGGAGCCGATCCGGGAGTATCTCGCCGGCCTGTCCGCGCCGGCGACCGGCGAGTTGGCCCGCGCCGTCGCCGGGGCGGACCTGGCCCCGGGCACCGCCCAGTTGATCCACCACCGCAGCGGTGGCAACCCGTTCTTCGTCCGCGAGCTGGCCCAGTTGTACGCAAGTGAGGGGGAGCCGGCACTGGCCGCGGTGCCGCCCGGGGTGCGCGACGTGATCCGGCACCGGTTGGCACAGCTGCCCGCGCCGACCCGTACCGTGCTGCGGCAGGCAGCCGTGCTCGGCCGGGACCTCGACCCGGAGGTGCTCAGCGCGCTGGCCGGTGATCCGTCGGCTGTGCTGGACGCCGTGGACCGCGCACTGCAGGCCGGATTCCTCACCGAGCGGGAGACCGACGGCCGGCTGCGCTTCACCCACATCCTGGTCCGCGACACGCTCTACGCCGACCTGTCCGCGCCGCGCCGCGCCGCCTGGCACGCGGCCGTCGCCGAGGTGCTGCGGCACCGCGAACCCATCGATCCCGCCGCCCTCGCGCACCACCTGCTCCGCGCAGGTGGACCGGTCGCTGCCGGTCGCGCTGCGGCGTACGCCCGCACGGCCGCCGAGCGCGCCGAACGGGGCGGCAACCCGCACGAGGCGGCCCGCCTGTGGGGGCAGGCGATCGACGCGTACGACCGTGCCGGTGGGGTCGAGCAGCGCGAGCGGTTGACCGCGCTGCTGGGCCTGGGGCGCGCGCTGGCGGTGACGGGCCGGCTGGCCGAGGCGCGGCGGCGGCGGGCCGAGGCGATCGCCGCCGCCGAGTCCGTCGGCGATCCCCTGCTGATCGAGGAGGTGCTGGCGGGCTTCGACGTGCCCGCCATCTGGACGCGCAACGACGACGATCTGCTCTCCGGGCACATCGTCCGGGCCGCCGAGCACGCCCTGACCGCTCTCGGCTCGACCGGCTCGGCGCAGCGCAGCAGGCTGCTGAGCACCCTCGCGCTGGAGTTGCGCGGCACCACCACCGACCGTGGCCGAGATGCGGCGAACGAGGCCGAGACGATCGCCCGGACCGTCGACGACCCCGGGCTGCTGGCGTTCGCGCTCAACGCCCGCTTCATGCACGCCTTCCCACGCGTCGGTCTGGCCGGTGCGCGGGCCCGGATCGGCGCCGAACTCGTCGACCTGGCCGCCCGGCACCAGTTGGTGACCTTCGAGGTGCTCGGCCACCTCATCCTGGTCCAGGCAAACTGCGCGCTGGCCGACCGGCCCGGCGCCGACGCGCACGCCCGCGCCGCCGATCGCCTCGCCGAACGGTACGAGCTGCCGTTGGTCGGCGTCTTCACCCGGTGGTATGCCGCACTGCGCCTGGCGCTGGACGGCGAGTCGGCCGCGGCGGCGGACGCGTACCGGGCGGCTGATGAGCGGCTGACCGTCGACGCCATGCCGGGCCTGACCCGCGGGCTGCTCCCGCTCGCCCTGCTCGGCCTGCGTCTGGCCGAAACCACCGGAGGTGCCGACCAGCCCGTGCCCGTGCCGGACGGTGCGGACTGGGCGGGCCTGGACTGGGGTCCGCACGAGCCGTGGGTACGGCCGTTGCTGCTGCTCGCCGCCGACGACCGGGACGCGGCCGCGGCCGCCCTGCGGACTGTGCCGAACGGGCCGCACGATCTGCTGCGGGAGGTGCGGCTCTGCCTCGTCGGCCGGGCGGCGCGCGCCCTCGGCGACCGGGTCACGATGGAACGGGTCTACGTCGAGCTGCTGCCGGCCGCCGACGAACTGGCCGCCGGCAGCGGGGTGCTCACCGTGGGCCCGGTGGCCGCGCACCTCGCCGATCTGGCCAGCGCGTTGGGCCGCGACGAGGAGGCGGCCGGGCACCGTCGTACGGCCCGCGCGGTCACCGACCGGGCCCGCGCCGCCGCCTCCTCGTCCTGA
- a CDS encoding Na+/H+ antiporter, translated as MEALVLIVVLGVTVLVGTTLGGRYRVAPPVLLIALGVLLGLTPPLSGLTLEPDLVLLIFLPAILYRESLTISLREIRANLPVIGLLAVVLVVLTMVTVSFTAQAFGVNPAAAWVLGAVLAPTDAAAVTGLAKRLPRKLLTTLHAESLINDGTALVVFAVAVGLLTGAADSGALGISEEFVGASVGGVLAGLLVGAAVVLIRKRLDDPLREGALSVLTPFAAFLLADSVHASGVLAVVVAGLMLSYAGPRVIRARSRVLAYAFWDLSTFLINGGLFVLLGTQIPRAVRGISSTSPGRALVIVLVVTVVVLATRLLFIYLTAESARLRRRRIVDDGEGPSSWRVGTVAGWSGFRGAVSLAAALAVPTVTVAGRPVVERDLIIFVTALVIVLIMLIQGTTLPLVVRWAGLVGDPERVDEARSARRRATEVGLTALPQVAAEVGAQTDAVRRLQDEYQRHLEDLNENGGSTAEERRLERRLRLGVLAHKRREVTRLRDNREIDDLVLQELQAALDNEEIRLLGRGPND; from the coding sequence GTGGAGGCGCTCGTCCTGATCGTGGTGCTGGGCGTCACCGTCCTGGTCGGCACCACCCTCGGTGGTCGGTACCGCGTCGCCCCGCCGGTCCTGCTCATCGCGTTGGGGGTGCTGCTCGGGCTCACGCCGCCGCTGTCCGGGCTGACCCTGGAACCGGACCTGGTGCTGCTGATCTTCCTGCCGGCGATCCTGTACCGGGAGAGCCTCACCATCAGTTTGCGCGAGATCCGGGCCAACCTTCCGGTTATCGGGCTGCTCGCCGTGGTGTTGGTGGTGCTCACCATGGTCACGGTGTCGTTCACCGCGCAGGCGTTCGGGGTGAACCCCGCCGCCGCGTGGGTGCTCGGCGCGGTCCTCGCGCCCACCGACGCCGCCGCGGTCACCGGGCTCGCGAAACGGTTGCCCCGGAAGCTCCTCACCACCCTGCACGCGGAGAGTTTGATCAACGACGGCACCGCCCTGGTGGTCTTCGCGGTGGCCGTGGGCCTGCTCACCGGGGCCGCGGACTCGGGCGCGCTGGGCATCAGCGAGGAGTTCGTCGGGGCCAGTGTCGGTGGCGTGCTCGCCGGTCTGCTGGTGGGGGCCGCCGTGGTGCTGATCCGCAAGCGGCTCGACGATCCGCTGCGCGAGGGCGCGCTGAGTGTGCTGACGCCGTTCGCCGCGTTCCTGCTCGCCGACTCGGTGCACGCCAGCGGTGTGCTCGCGGTGGTGGTCGCCGGCCTGATGCTGTCCTACGCCGGCCCACGGGTGATCCGCGCCCGGTCCCGGGTGCTGGCGTACGCGTTCTGGGACCTGTCCACATTCCTGATCAACGGCGGGCTGTTCGTCCTGCTCGGCACGCAGATACCCCGGGCGGTGCGGGGCATCTCCAGCACCTCGCCGGGGCGTGCTCTGGTGATCGTGCTGGTGGTCACCGTGGTCGTCCTGGCCACCCGGCTGCTCTTCATCTACCTCACCGCGGAATCGGCGCGACTGCGGCGCCGCCGGATCGTGGACGACGGCGAAGGTCCCTCAAGCTGGCGGGTGGGGACCGTCGCCGGCTGGTCCGGTTTCCGGGGCGCCGTGTCGCTCGCCGCCGCCCTGGCCGTCCCGACGGTGACGGTCGCGGGCCGACCGGTCGTCGAACGCGACCTGATCATCTTCGTCACCGCACTGGTTATCGTGCTGATCATGCTGATCCAGGGCACCACCCTGCCGCTGGTGGTGCGCTGGGCGGGACTGGTTGGTGACCCCGAACGCGTCGACGAGGCCCGCAGTGCCCGGCGACGGGCCACCGAGGTGGGCCTGACCGCGCTGCCCCAGGTCGCCGCCGAGGTCGGCGCCCAGACGGACGCGGTGCGTCGGCTGCAAGACGAGTACCAACGGCACCTGGAGGACCTCAACGAGAACGGCGGGAGTACCGCCGAGGAGCGCCGGCTGGAACGCCGGCTGCGCCTCGGGGTCCTCGCCCACAAGCGGCGGGAGGTCACCCGACTGCGGGACAACCGGGAAATCGACGACCTCGTGCTGCAAGAGCTCCAGGCCGCGCTGGACAACGAGGAGATCCGGCTGCTGGGACGCGGGCCCAACGACTGA
- a CDS encoding amino acid ABC transporter ATP-binding protein: MTTATTTSVSLDVRDVHLAFGPNRVLRGVDLTVPRGATACVIGPSGSGKSTLLRTINRLIEPDRGDVLLDGRSVRGDDPDALRQRVGMVFQQFNLFPHMSVLRNVTLALRRLRKLGEDEAEAVARAQLELVGLAAKADARPAQLSGGQQQRVAIARALALRPEVMLFDEATSALDPELVKGVLGVMADLSAAGMTMVVVTHEMGFARQVADTVAFMDRGVVLEAGPPEAIFERAEHPRLRRFLDQVL, from the coding sequence ATGACCACTGCCACGACCACCTCGGTCAGCCTCGACGTCCGCGACGTGCACCTCGCCTTCGGGCCGAACCGGGTGCTGCGCGGCGTCGACCTCACGGTGCCGCGCGGCGCGACGGCCTGCGTGATCGGCCCGTCCGGGTCGGGCAAGTCCACCCTGCTGCGCACCATCAACCGGCTGATCGAGCCGGACCGCGGCGACGTGTTGCTGGACGGGCGCAGCGTGCGGGGCGACGACCCGGACGCGCTGCGGCAGCGGGTGGGGATGGTCTTCCAGCAGTTCAACCTCTTCCCGCACATGAGCGTGCTGCGCAACGTCACCCTCGCACTGCGCCGGCTCCGCAAGCTCGGCGAGGACGAGGCGGAGGCCGTCGCCCGGGCCCAACTGGAGCTGGTGGGGTTGGCCGCCAAGGCCGACGCGCGGCCGGCGCAGCTCTCCGGTGGTCAGCAGCAGCGGGTGGCGATCGCCCGGGCACTGGCGCTGCGGCCCGAGGTGATGCTCTTCGACGAGGCCACCTCGGCGCTCGATCCGGAACTGGTCAAGGGCGTGCTCGGGGTGATGGCCGACCTGTCCGCCGCGGGCATGACCATGGTGGTGGTCACCCACGAGATGGGCTTCGCCCGGCAGGTCGCCGACACCGTCGCCTTCATGGACCGGGGCGTGGTGTTGGAGGCTGGCCCTCCGGAGGCGATCTTCGAGCGGGCCGAGCATCCCCGGCTTCGCCGGTTCCTCGACCAGGTGCTCTGA
- a CDS encoding amino acid ABC transporter permease, with product MDPLSTLWETFFDWDAMREALPEMLTVGLPNTLILAVSAALLGSVLGLLLAVAGISRSRWLRWPARVYTDVFRGLPAAATILLIGVGLAPLGMQVWGPDPYPLGILALSLIAAAYMGEIFRSGIQSVEAAQLEGARALGFSWPDAMRLVIIPQGIRRVLPAWVNQLIALIKDSSLVYFLGLVASQRELFRIGQDYAATTGNESALLLAGLFYLALTVPLTHVVNWIDRRLRNGRPATAPTDEDEDDFASALPAATEGDRR from the coding sequence ATGGATCCGTTGAGCACCCTGTGGGAGACGTTCTTCGACTGGGACGCGATGCGCGAGGCGCTGCCCGAGATGCTGACCGTCGGGTTGCCGAACACGCTGATCCTGGCGGTCTCCGCCGCCCTGCTCGGCTCGGTGCTGGGTCTGCTGCTGGCCGTCGCCGGGATCTCCCGCAGCCGATGGCTGCGCTGGCCGGCGCGGGTCTACACCGACGTGTTCCGGGGGCTGCCGGCCGCGGCGACGATCCTGCTGATCGGCGTCGGTCTGGCCCCACTGGGCATGCAGGTCTGGGGCCCCGACCCCTACCCGTTGGGGATTCTGGCGCTGTCGCTGATCGCGGCGGCGTACATGGGGGAGATCTTCCGCTCCGGCATCCAGTCGGTGGAGGCCGCCCAGTTGGAGGGCGCCCGTGCTCTCGGCTTCTCCTGGCCCGACGCGATGCGCCTGGTGATCATTCCGCAGGGCATCCGACGGGTGCTGCCGGCCTGGGTGAACCAGCTCATCGCGCTGATCAAGGACTCCAGCCTGGTCTACTTCCTCGGCCTGGTGGCCAGCCAGCGGGAGCTGTTCCGGATCGGGCAGGACTACGCGGCCACCACCGGCAACGAGTCCGCGCTGCTGCTGGCCGGCCTCTTCTACCTGGCGCTGACCGTCCCGCTGACGCACGTCGTCAACTGGATCGACCGGCGGCTGCGCAACGGTCGGCCGGCCACCGCGCCGACGGACGAGGACGAGGACGACTTCGCGTCGGCGCTGCCCGCCGCGACCGAAGGAGACCGGCGATGA
- a CDS encoding ABC transporter substrate-binding protein, producing MRFLPALTRAAALGAATILAATALTACGDDSSSDATANPYGLAQPGVLRAGTLTDAPPNVYLKDGTFTGFDNDLLTAVAGKLGLKVEFVGTDFSALLSQVNNRKFDVGSSSITITEARKKTVDFGNGYDFGYFGLDVPAGSPITGFDQLTGKRVVVVQGTVQDDYATGKQLDPVRVPDYNGAINQLKAGTADAWIAPAEIGEKSATDSNGKITVAAKQLSPAPTAYAVAKGSDKLREALNKGLDEVIADGTWSRLQAQYYPGRPIPADFKPGSGTVTPSASASAAS from the coding sequence GTGCGATTCCTTCCTGCCCTGACCCGCGCCGCCGCCCTGGGCGCGGCCACGATCCTCGCCGCCACCGCGCTCACCGCCTGCGGCGACGACAGCTCGTCCGACGCCACCGCCAACCCGTACGGCCTGGCGCAGCCGGGCGTGCTGCGGGCCGGCACGCTGACCGACGCCCCGCCGAACGTGTACCTCAAGGACGGCACGTTCACCGGCTTCGACAACGATCTGCTGACCGCCGTGGCCGGCAAGCTCGGCCTCAAGGTCGAGTTCGTCGGCACCGATTTTTCCGCGCTGCTCTCCCAGGTCAACAACCGCAAGTTCGACGTCGGCAGCTCCTCGATCACCATCACCGAGGCGCGGAAGAAGACCGTCGACTTCGGTAACGGCTACGACTTCGGCTACTTCGGCCTGGACGTCCCGGCCGGTTCGCCCATCACCGGTTTCGACCAGCTCACCGGCAAGCGGGTCGTGGTGGTGCAGGGCACCGTCCAGGACGACTACGCCACCGGCAAGCAGCTCGACCCGGTGCGGGTGCCGGACTACAACGGCGCGATCAACCAGCTCAAGGCCGGCACGGCCGACGCGTGGATCGCTCCGGCGGAGATCGGCGAGAAGTCGGCCACCGACAGCAACGGCAAGATCACCGTGGCTGCCAAGCAGCTCAGCCCGGCACCGACCGCGTACGCGGTCGCCAAGGGCAGCGACAAGCTGCGCGAGGCGCTGAACAAGGGCCTCGACGAGGTCATCGCGGACGGCACCTGGAGCCGGTTGCAGGCGCAGTACTACCCGGGCCGGCCGATCCCGGCGGACTTCAAGCCGGGCAGCGGAACGGTGACGCCGTCGGCGTCCGCGTCGGCCGCGTCCTGA